A genomic window from Solanum dulcamara chromosome 11, daSolDulc1.2, whole genome shotgun sequence includes:
- the LOC129874086 gene encoding serine carboxypeptidase-like 25: MAKYTNNMAKGKLPLLLILAATILCVNAANLNKHHVEEEEADRIISLPGQPKVSFHQYSGYVTVNQFAGRALFYWLTEAIDEPLSKPLVIWLNGGPGCSSVAYGASEEIGPFRINKTASGLYVNKFSWNKLANLLFLETPAGVGFSYSNRSSDLLDTGDYRTAKDSLQFLIHWMDRFPRYRHREVYITGESYAGHYVPQLAREIVHYNAKSKNPINLKGFMVGNAVTDNYYDNLGTVTYWWSHAMISDKTYKQLVNTCDFKRHKESNECESLYYYAMDQEFGNIDQYNIYAPPCNNSDGSTFTRQTMNLPHRPYKMFKQLSGYDPCTEKYAEIYYNRPDVQKAMHANTTGIPYKWTACSETLNRNWNDTDDSILPIYRELIAAGLRIWVFSGDVDSVVPVTATRYSLAQLKLSTTIPWYPWYVKKQVGGWTEVYKGLTFATVRGAGHEVPLFKPRAAYQLFRSFLKGEPLPKS, translated from the exons ATGGCCAAGTACACCAACAATATGGCAAAAGGAAAATTACCTTTGCTTTTAATTTTGGCAGCAACAATACTATGTGTGAATGCTGCAAATTTAAACAAACATCacgtagaagaagaagaagctgaCAGAATAATATCGCTGCCTGGACAACCGAAGGTATCGTTCCATCAGTACTCAGGGTATGTCACTGTCAATCAATTTGCTGGAAGAGCTCTCTTTTACTGGCTTACCGAAGCTATTGACGAACCACTTTCTAAGCCTTTGGTTATTTGGCTTAATGGAG GTCCAGGATGTTCTTCAGTGGCCTATGGTGCATCGGAAGAAATAGGTCCGTTCAGAATAAACAAGACGGCTTCAGGTCTGTATGTGAACAAGTTCTCATGGAACAAATTGGCCAATTTACTATTCCTTGAAACTCCAGCAGGAGTTGGATTTTCCTACAGCAATAGGTCCTCTGATCTCCTTGATACCGGGGATTATCGCACTG cTAAGGACTCACTACAATTCCTTATCCACTGGATGGATCGGTTCCCACGCTACAGACATCGTGAAGTCTACATCACCGGAGAGAGTTATGCTGGTCATTATGTCCCTCAGCTAGCCAGAGAAATAGTCCATTACAATGCCAAATCTAAGAATCCAATCAACCTCAAAGGATTCATG GTGGGAAATGCTGTGACAGATAACTACTATGACAACCTAGGAACTGTGACATATTGGTGGAGCCATGCTATGATCTCTGATAAGACATACAAGCAATTGGTGAACACTTGTGATTTCAAGCGTCATAAAGAATCAAACGAATGTGAATCATTGTACTATTACGCGATGGATCAAGAATTTGGGAACATCGATCAGTACAACATTTATGCTCCTCCTTGTAACAATTCTGATGGTAGCACCTTTACTAGGCAGACCATGAATTTACCCCACCGCCCTTACAAG ATGTTCAAGCAGCTATCAGGATATGATCCTTGCACGGAGAAGTATGCGGAAATTTACTACAACAGGCCTGATGTGCAGAAGGCTATGCACGCGAATACAACAGGAATTCCATATAAATGGACAGCCTGCAG TGAGACACTGAATCGAAACTGGAACGATACAGATGACTCGATTCTCCCAATCTACCGAGAACTAATTGCTGCTGGATTGCGAATTTGGGTTTTCAG TGGTGATGTAGACTCAGTTGTACCTGTTACGGCAACAAGGTATTCTCTAGCACAACTCAAGTTATCCACAACAATTCCATGGTACCCTTGGTATGTCAAAAAACAG GTGGGAGGCTGGACAGAGGTATACAAAGGGCTAACATTTGCAACAGTGAGAGGGGCAGGTCATGAAGTGCCATTATTCAAGCCAAGAGCAGCTTATCAACTATTCAGATCATTTTTAAAAGGAGAACCACTTCCCAAGTCATGA